The Caloranaerobacter ferrireducens genome has a window encoding:
- the rpsM gene encoding 30S ribosomal protein S13 encodes MARIAGVDLPRDKRVEIGLTYIFGIGRSRSNEILAKAGINPDTRVKDLTEEEVSKLRHIIDNEYIVEGDLRREIALNIKRLKDINCYRGIRHRRGLPVRGQRTKTNARTRKGPRKTVGKKRKK; translated from the coding sequence ATGGCCAGAATTGCTGGTGTTGACTTGCCAAGAGATAAGAGAGTAGAAATAGGATTAACTTATATATTCGGTATCGGAAGATCAAGATCAAATGAAATATTAGCTAAAGCTGGTATTAATCCAGATACAAGGGTTAAGGATTTAACTGAAGAGGAAGTAAGCAAATTAAGACATATTATAGATAACGAGTATATAGTAGAAGGTGACTTAAGAAGAGAAATAGCTTTAAATATCAAGAGATTAAAAGACATTAACTGCTACAGAGGTATCAGACATAGAAGAGGTTTACCTGTAAGAGGTCAGCGTACAAAGACTAACGCAAGAACTAGAAAAGGTCCTAGAAAAACAGTAGGTAAGAAGCGCAAAAAGTAA
- the rpmJ gene encoding 50S ribosomal protein L36: protein MKVRPSVKPICEKCKIIKRKGKVMVICENPKHKQKQG, encoded by the coding sequence GTGAAAGTAAGGCCATCAGTTAAACCAATTTGTGAAAAATGTAAAATTATTAAAAGAAAAGGTAAAGTAATGGTTATTTGCGAAAATCCTAAGCATAAACAAAAACAAGGTTAA
- the rpsK gene encoding 30S ribosomal protein S11, translating to MVAKKNRRARVKRRDRKNIERGQAHIKSTFNNTIVTLTDTQGNTIAWASAGQLGFKGSRKSTPFAAQMAAETAAKKAMEHGLKTVEVYVKGPGAGREAAIRSLQAAGLEVSLIKDVTPIPHNGCRPPKRRRV from the coding sequence GTGGTAGCTAAGAAGAATAGAAGAGCTCGCGTTAAAAGAAGAGATAGAAAGAACATCGAAAGAGGTCAGGCTCATATTAAATCAACATTCAATAATACAATAGTTACTTTAACTGATACTCAAGGTAATACTATTGCTTGGGCTAGCGCAGGTCAGCTTGGATTTAAAGGTTCAAGAAAATCAACTCCATTTGCTGCTCAAATGGCTGCTGAAACTGCTGCTAAAAAGGCTATGGAACACGGATTAAAAACTGTAGAAGTATATGTTAAAGGGCCAGGAGCAGGTAGAGAAGCAGCAATAAGATCATTACAAGCTGCTGGGCTAGAAGTTAGCCTAATAAAAGACGTTACTCCAATTCCACACAACGGTTGTAGACCACCTAAACGTAGAAGAGTATAA
- a CDS encoding energy-coupling factor transporter transmembrane component T family protein, whose amino-acid sequence MIRDITIGQYYPGNTVVHKLDPRVKIIITFLFIMALFFIDKFLPYLFILGFILMAILISKIPIKYILKGLKPLLPIILITFVLNLFMTKGQVIFEIGPLDVTIEGLNKALFMALRLIFLIVGTSLLTLTTSPISLTDGIEKLLNPFRRIGVPAHELAMMMTIALRFIPTLLEEADKIMKAQMARGADFESGNILNRAKSLVPLLVPLFVSAFRRADELAMAMEARCYRGGENRTRMKQLVLKERDFIALGIMIALFVIIVLYRYL is encoded by the coding sequence ATGATTAGAGATATTACTATAGGTCAATACTATCCTGGAAATACAGTTGTTCATAAGTTAGACCCTAGGGTAAAGATAATAATAACATTTTTGTTTATTATGGCATTGTTTTTTATAGATAAGTTTTTACCATATTTATTTATATTAGGTTTTATTTTAATGGCTATTTTAATATCTAAAATTCCAATAAAATACATATTGAAGGGTTTAAAACCTTTACTTCCTATTATTTTAATTACATTTGTATTGAACCTATTTATGACTAAAGGACAAGTAATTTTTGAAATAGGCCCTTTAGACGTAACAATAGAAGGTTTAAATAAGGCGTTATTTATGGCACTTAGATTAATCTTTTTAATAGTAGGTACATCATTACTTACATTAACAACATCTCCAATATCACTAACTGACGGCATAGAAAAATTATTGAATCCATTTAGAAGAATAGGAGTTCCAGCTCATGAATTAGCAATGATGATGACGATAGCATTAAGATTTATTCCTACTTTACTTGAAGAAGCAGATAAAATTATGAAGGCTCAGATGGCTAGAGGAGCAGATTTTGAAAGTGGGAACATTTTGAATAGGGCTAAGAGCTTAGTTCCATTATTAGTTCCATTATTTGTGAGTGCCTTTAGAAGAGCAGATGAATTAGCTATGGCTATGGAAGCAAGATGTTATAGAGGTGGAGAAAACAGAACACGAATGAAACAGTTAGTATTAAAGGAAAGAGACTTCATAGCATTAGGTATAATGATTGCTTTGTTTGTAATAATAGTATTGTATAGATATTTGTAG
- the rplM gene encoding 50S ribosomal protein L13, whose protein sequence is MKSFLAKPQEIERKWYIIDAEGKTLGRLASEVAKILRGKHKPIYTPHVDTGDHVIIINAEKIVLTGKKLEQKYYRYHTGYPGGLREVPYKKLMAENPEKAVFLAVKGMLPKNRLGRKMIKKLRVYRGSEHNHQAQKPEVYEI, encoded by the coding sequence TTGAAAAGCTTTTTAGCTAAGCCACAAGAAATTGAAAGAAAATGGTATATAATAGATGCAGAAGGTAAGACTTTAGGTAGATTAGCTAGTGAAGTAGCAAAAATCTTAAGAGGAAAGCATAAACCAATATACACTCCACACGTTGATACTGGTGACCATGTAATAATCATTAATGCAGAGAAAATAGTTTTAACTGGTAAAAAATTAGAGCAAAAATACTACAGATACCATACAGGATATCCTGGTGGTTTAAGAGAAGTTCCATATAAGAAATTAATGGCTGAAAATCCTGAGAAAGCAGTATTCTTAGCTGTTAAAGGTATGTTACCAAAGAATAGATTAGGAAGAAAGATGATTAAAAAGTTAAGAGTTTATAGAGGTTCAGAACACAACCATCAAGCACAAAAACCTGAGGTTTACGAAATATAG
- the truA gene encoding tRNA pseudouridine(38-40) synthase TruA: MRNIKLVIEYDGTHYFGWQKQPELKTIQEEIEKAIKKITKEEVKLIGSGRTDKGVHARGQVANFHTNSKIPADKFKFALNSVLPFDISIKESIEVDESFHARYSAKGKEYRYLVLSSKTRSPLLRDYSYHIPYTLDLSKIKEGAKFFIGTHDFRAFMSSRSCIEDTVRTIYKLEIVEEGDLIEFRVTGNGFLYNMVRIIVGTLIEVGCGKKKIEDIPKIIESKDRNKAGHTAQPQGLYLEKVIY; this comes from the coding sequence ATGAGGAACATAAAATTAGTTATTGAATATGATGGAACTCATTATTTTGGGTGGCAGAAGCAGCCAGAATTAAAAACTATTCAAGAGGAAATTGAAAAGGCAATTAAAAAAATAACAAAAGAAGAGGTAAAATTAATAGGTTCTGGTAGAACTGACAAAGGAGTACATGCAAGAGGACAGGTAGCAAATTTTCATACTAATTCTAAAATTCCTGCAGATAAGTTCAAATTTGCATTAAATAGCGTGTTACCATTTGATATATCTATAAAAGAATCTATTGAGGTAGATGAAAGTTTCCATGCAAGATATTCTGCTAAAGGAAAAGAGTATAGGTATTTAGTTTTAAGCAGTAAAACAAGGAGTCCTCTTTTGAGAGATTATTCATATCATATACCTTATACTTTAGATTTATCTAAGATTAAAGAAGGTGCTAAATTCTTTATTGGAACACATGATTTTAGAGCATTTATGTCATCTAGAAGCTGTATAGAAGATACAGTCAGAACTATTTACAAATTAGAAATAGTCGAAGAAGGAGATTTAATTGAGTTTAGAGTTACAGGAAATGGTTTTTTATATAATATGGTAAGAATCATAGTAGGTACTTTAATTGAGGTAGGGTGTGGAAAGAAAAAAATAGAAGATATACCTAAAATTATAGAATCAAAAGATAGGAACAAAGCAGGTCATACAGCCCAGCCTCAAGGATTATATCTAGAAAAGGTAATTTATTAG
- a CDS encoding energy-coupling factor transporter ATPase: MTIVIKNLTHIYNPKSPFETKALDNINLEIAKGEFVGLIGHTGSGKSTLIQHLNGLLKPTSGKIFINDLDITSKDVSLREVRQKVGLVFQYAEYQLFEETVAKDIAFGPKNLGLSEDEIEKRVKESMEMVGLDYEALKDRSPFELSGGQKRRVAIAGILAMKPEILILDEPTAGLDPRGRDEILGQIKKLHEKYKITIILVSHSMEDIAKLVNRLIVMYKGKIVMTGTPREIFSKANELEKLGLGIPQITYFMKALKKKWVSIRDDVITVDEAKEEILKAIRGNNYD, translated from the coding sequence ATGACTATTGTTATAAAAAATCTAACTCATATTTATAATCCAAAAAGCCCATTTGAGACAAAAGCTTTAGATAACATAAATTTAGAAATTGCTAAAGGAGAGTTTGTAGGTTTAATTGGACATACGGGTTCTGGTAAATCTACCTTAATTCAACATCTTAATGGTCTTTTAAAGCCTACATCTGGTAAAATCTTTATTAATGATTTGGATATAACATCTAAAGATGTAAGCTTAAGAGAGGTTAGGCAGAAGGTAGGACTAGTATTTCAATATGCTGAATATCAGCTTTTTGAAGAAACAGTAGCAAAGGATATAGCTTTTGGACCTAAGAATTTAGGTTTATCCGAAGATGAGATAGAGAAAAGAGTTAAAGAATCAATGGAAATGGTCGGACTAGATTATGAAGCCTTAAAAGATAGGTCTCCGTTTGAGTTAAGTGGAGGTCAGAAAAGAAGGGTTGCTATAGCGGGAATACTTGCTATGAAGCCAGAGATTCTAATACTAGATGAACCGACAGCTGGATTAGATCCAAGAGGTAGAGATGAAATACTAGGGCAAATTAAAAAATTACATGAAAAATATAAGATTACAATAATACTTGTTTCACATAGCATGGAAGATATAGCTAAATTGGTTAATAGGTTGATAGTTATGTATAAAGGTAAAATAGTGATGACTGGAACACCTAGGGAAATTTTTAGTAAAGCTAATGAGCTTGAGAAATTGGGGTTAGGAATACCTCAAATAACATACTTCATGAAAGCTCTAAAGAAAAAATGGGTGAGTATTAGAGATGATGTAATAACAGTAGATGAGGCTAAAGAAGAAATTCTGAAAGCTATAAGGGGAAATAATTATGATTAG
- a CDS encoding DNA-directed RNA polymerase subunit alpha, producing MIEIEKPKIEIVEMSEDNTYGKFVVEPLERGYGTTLGNSLRRILLSSLPGAAVTSIKIQGVLHEFSTIPGVVEDVTEIILNLKSLTAIMHTNEPVTLRIEAEGQGEVTAGDIITGPEVEILNKDLHIATLDEDGKLYMELEMAKGRGYVPAEKNKKENHTIGVIPIDSIFTPVKKVNFKVENTRVGQITDYDKLILEVWTDGSIKPDEATSLGAKIMSEHLNLFITLTDHVNDVEIMVEKEEDKKEKVLEMTIEELDLSVRSYNCLKRAGINTVDELTKKTEEDMMKVRNLGKKSLEEVQRKLAELGLSLKKSDD from the coding sequence ATGATTGAAATAGAAAAGCCAAAAATTGAGATTGTTGAGATGAGCGAAGACAATACCTATGGTAAGTTTGTTGTAGAACCTTTAGAAAGAGGTTACGGAACTACTTTAGGTAATTCACTTAGAAGAATATTACTTTCATCTTTACCAGGTGCTGCTGTTACCTCAATAAAGATTCAAGGAGTATTACATGAATTTTCCACCATTCCTGGAGTAGTTGAAGATGTTACTGAGATAATATTAAACTTAAAAAGTTTAACAGCTATAATGCATACTAATGAGCCAGTAACATTAAGAATAGAAGCAGAAGGACAAGGAGAAGTAACAGCTGGAGATATTATTACAGGGCCTGAGGTTGAGATCTTAAACAAGGACTTACACATAGCTACGCTTGATGAAGATGGAAAGCTTTATATGGAACTTGAAATGGCTAAAGGGCGCGGATATGTTCCAGCAGAGAAAAATAAAAAAGAGAATCATACAATAGGAGTAATACCTATAGATTCAATTTTTACTCCTGTTAAAAAAGTAAACTTTAAAGTTGAAAATACAAGGGTTGGTCAAATTACTGATTATGATAAGTTAATCTTAGAAGTTTGGACAGATGGTAGTATTAAGCCAGATGAAGCTACTTCATTAGGTGCTAAGATTATGAGTGAGCATTTAAATCTGTTCATTACATTGACTGACCATGTAAATGATGTTGAGATTATGGTTGAAAAAGAAGAAGACAAGAAAGAAAAAGTACTAGAGATGACAATAGAAGAATTAGATTTGTCAGTTAGATCATATAACTGCTTAAAAAGAGCGGGTATTAACACAGTGGATGAATTAACTAAGAAAACAGAAGAAGACATGATGAAGGTTAGAAATCTTGGTAAAAAATCCCTTGAAGAAGTTCAACGCAAATTAGCAGAACTCGGATTGAGCCTAAAGAAGAGTGATGACTAA
- a CDS encoding KOW domain-containing RNA-binding protein — METTSDIQIGQVVRSKAGRDKGRVFVVIDILDDKYVSIVDGDLRRLDKPKKKKIKHLIVYKTVLKNIREKIEKGEKFNNAYVRKSLKPFNEEI, encoded by the coding sequence ATGGAGACTACTAGTGATATTCAAATAGGTCAAGTTGTTAGATCAAAAGCTGGTCGAGATAAGGGAAGAGTTTTTGTTGTTATTGATATTTTAGATGATAAATATGTATCGATAGTAGATGGTGACTTAAGAAGACTTGATAAACCAAAGAAGAAAAAAATAAAACACTTAATTGTCTATAAGACTGTATTAAAAAACATAAGAGAAAAGATTGAAAAGGGAGAGAAATTTAATAACGCTTATGTTAGAAAATCTCTTAAACCTTTCAATGAAGAGATATAA
- the infA gene encoding translation initiation factor IF-1 has product MSKKDVIEVEGTVVEALPNAMFKVRLDNGHELLAHISGKLRMNFIRILPGDKVTVELSPYDLTRGRITWRKK; this is encoded by the coding sequence ATGTCCAAAAAAGATGTTATTGAGGTAGAGGGTACTGTTGTAGAGGCTCTACCAAATGCGATGTTTAAAGTAAGGCTTGATAATGGACACGAATTGTTAGCTCATATATCAGGCAAACTGAGAATGAATTTTATAAGAATTCTTCCAGGTGATAAAGTAACAGTTGAATTATCTCCGTATGATTTAACTAGAGGTAGAATTACATGGCGTAAAAAGTAG
- a CDS encoding aminopeptidase, whose product MVDPRLRKMANVLVNYSLQIKKGDIFVIQGSDLAMPLIKEVYREALRVGAHPEVFLKPAGINEIFYKEANEEQLSYVSPLKLNMVKVIDAILSISGEYNTKELSGVNPKRMALSVKSNKKISDIFHKRADSGELRWCLCQYPTHSSAQESNMSLDEYTEFIFDACLLNEDDPIKAWENVKKHHEKIIDYLKDKDFIEIKSKDTHLKLRVGGRKWINCCGNINFPDGEVFTAPIEDSVEGYIRFSFPGIYMGKEIEDIRLTFKKGKVVKAEATRGEDLLHALLDTDEGARYIGEFAIGTNYGIKKFTRNMLFDEKIGGTIHLALGNAYGESGGKNKSVIHWDMLCDMKDGGEIYADGELFYKDGKFLK is encoded by the coding sequence ATGGTTGATCCAAGATTAAGGAAAATGGCCAATGTATTGGTAAATTATTCATTACAGATCAAAAAGGGGGATATTTTTGTTATACAAGGTTCAGATTTAGCAATGCCTTTAATCAAAGAAGTTTATAGGGAAGCCTTAAGAGTAGGCGCTCACCCTGAAGTTTTTCTAAAACCTGCTGGAATAAATGAAATATTCTATAAGGAAGCAAACGAAGAGCAATTAAGCTATGTATCTCCACTGAAGTTAAATATGGTTAAAGTAATTGATGCTATTCTTAGCATAAGTGGTGAGTACAACACTAAAGAATTATCAGGTGTTAATCCAAAAAGAATGGCTTTAAGTGTTAAATCAAACAAAAAAATCAGCGACATTTTTCACAAAAGAGCTGATTCTGGAGAGTTAAGATGGTGTTTATGCCAATATCCTACTCATTCAAGTGCACAAGAAAGTAATATGTCATTAGATGAATATACAGAATTCATTTTTGATGCTTGCTTACTAAATGAAGATGACCCTATTAAAGCTTGGGAAAATGTTAAAAAGCATCATGAAAAGATAATTGACTATCTAAAAGATAAAGATTTTATTGAGATAAAATCTAAAGATACTCATTTAAAATTAAGAGTAGGAGGAAGAAAATGGATTAATTGTTGTGGAAATATTAATTTCCCTGACGGTGAAGTTTTTACAGCACCAATCGAAGATAGTGTTGAAGGGTATATTAGATTCAGTTTTCCTGGAATATATATGGGAAAAGAAATTGAAGATATACGTTTAACATTCAAAAAAGGTAAGGTTGTAAAAGCTGAAGCTACAAGAGGTGAAGACTTATTACATGCACTATTAGATACTGACGAAGGAGCAAGATACATAGGTGAATTTGCAATAGGCACTAACTATGGTATTAAAAAGTTTACTAGGAATATGCTTTTTGATGAAAAAATAGGTGGAACTATTCACTTAGCTTTAGGAAATGCATATGGAGAATCAGGTGGTAAAAATAAATCTGTTATCCATTGGGATATGCTATGTGATATGAAAGATGGTGGAGAAATTTATGCAGATGGTGAATTATTCTATAAGGATGGTAAGTTCTTAAAATAG
- the rplQ gene encoding 50S ribosomal protein L17: MAKLRKLGRRTDHRKAMLRNLVTSLLKNGRIETTEARAKETRKLAEKMITLAKRGDLHARRQVLAFVYDETVVKTLFDEIAPKYAERNGGYTRILKIGPRRGDGSEMVIIELV; encoded by the coding sequence ATGGCAAAATTAAGAAAACTAGGTCGCAGAACTGACCACAGAAAAGCAATGTTAAGAAACTTAGTAACTAGCTTATTAAAAAATGGAAGAATTGAAACAACAGAAGCTAGAGCAAAAGAAACTAGAAAATTAGCTGAAAAAATGATAACTCTTGCAAAAAGAGGAGATTTACATGCTAGACGTCAAGTTTTAGCATTTGTATATGATGAGACTGTTGTTAAAACATTATTTGATGAAATTGCACCTAAATATGCAGAAAGAAATGGTGGTTATACAAGAATATTAAAAATTGGACCTCGTAGAGGCGACGGTTCAGAAATGGTAATAATAGAATTAGTATAG
- the cwlD gene encoding N-acetylmuramoyl-L-alanine amidase CwlD, giving the protein MKLIIIKKEWIIIFLLILISFIFYINSNNFVTTSLYLPITDKVIIIDPGHGGIDPGAVGKLGKKEDDINLQIALKLRRLIEQTGGIAILTREEDKGLYTEKSKTYRQKKNEDLRNRKIFVNESEGDIFISIHLNSFPQSKYYGAQTFYKKGCEDSKKLAEILQEELRNVLDKNNKRVPQDRDNIYLLREVNIPSVLIECGFLSNPNEERLLSDSKYQEKIAWAIYIGIMRYFKEVKNE; this is encoded by the coding sequence ATGAAGCTAATAATTATAAAAAAAGAATGGATAATTATATTTCTTTTAATATTAATAAGTTTTATCTTTTATATAAATTCGAATAATTTCGTAACAACATCTTTATATCTACCTATTACTGACAAAGTAATAATTATAGATCCAGGGCATGGAGGAATTGATCCAGGGGCAGTTGGTAAGTTAGGAAAAAAAGAAGATGATATTAACTTACAAATAGCCCTCAAGTTAAGGAGATTAATAGAACAGACAGGAGGAATAGCTATTCTAACTAGAGAAGAAGATAAAGGATTATATACAGAAAAATCGAAAACCTATAGACAGAAAAAGAACGAGGATTTAAGAAATCGAAAGATATTTGTAAACGAAAGTGAAGGAGACATATTTATAAGTATTCATTTAAATAGTTTTCCACAATCTAAATATTATGGAGCTCAAACGTTTTACAAAAAAGGATGTGAAGACAGTAAGAAATTAGCAGAGATTTTGCAAGAAGAATTAAGAAATGTTCTAGATAAAAACAACAAGAGAGTTCCACAGGATAGAGATAATATATATTTACTCAGAGAAGTAAACATTCCTTCTGTGTTAATAGAATGTGGTTTTCTTTCAAACCCCAATGAAGAAAGACTTTTAAGTGATAGTAAATATCAGGAAAAAATTGCTTGGGCAATATATATAGGTATTATGAGATATTTTAAAGAAGTGAAAAATGAATAA
- a CDS encoding energy-coupling factor transporter ATPase, with protein sequence MKEVMVKMDNVTYEYTNNEEERIAAVKNINLEIYKGEFLVILGHNGSGKSTLAKLMNALLLPSEGKVYVNGIDTTDMKRIWDIRQTAGMVFQNPDNQIVATIVEEDVAFGPENQGIEPIEIRKRVDEALAAVEMLEYKEYAPHLLSGGQKQRIAIAGVLAMKPECIILDEPTAMLDPSGRKEVMSTIKRLNKNEKKTIIHITHYMDEAVLADRIIIMEEGQIIMEGTPKEIFSQVEKLKSMGLDVPQVTELAYKLRKEGIDIPADILTVEELVSVL encoded by the coding sequence ATGAAAGAAGTAATGGTTAAAATGGATAATGTAACATATGAGTACACTAATAATGAAGAAGAGCGTATAGCAGCAGTAAAGAATATTAATTTGGAAATATATAAAGGTGAATTTCTTGTAATTTTAGGACATAACGGTTCAGGTAAGTCTACTCTTGCTAAACTAATGAATGCACTTTTACTACCATCTGAAGGTAAGGTTTATGTAAATGGGATAGATACGACTGATATGAAGAGAATTTGGGATATTAGACAGACTGCTGGAATGGTATTTCAAAATCCAGATAACCAAATTGTTGCAACCATAGTAGAAGAAGATGTAGCGTTTGGACCTGAAAATCAAGGTATAGAACCGATTGAAATAAGAAAAAGAGTAGACGAGGCTTTGGCTGCAGTTGAAATGTTAGAATATAAAGAGTACGCACCACACCTGCTTTCAGGTGGACAAAAGCAAAGAATAGCTATAGCAGGAGTTTTAGCTATGAAACCTGAGTGTATAATTCTAGACGAACCAACAGCTATGCTTGATCCATCTGGCAGAAAAGAAGTTATGAGCACAATAAAAAGACTTAATAAAAATGAAAAGAAGACTATTATACACATAACACATTATATGGATGAAGCTGTTTTAGCAGACAGGATAATTATCATGGAAGAAGGACAGATTATAATGGAGGGTACTCCTAAGGAAATATTCAGTCAAGTAGAAAAATTAAAAAGCATGGGATTAGATGTGCCACAAGTAACTGAATTGGCATATAAACTAAGAAAAGAAGGTATTGATATACCTGCAGATATACTAACAGTTGAGGAATTGGTGAGTGTACTATGA
- the map gene encoding type I methionyl aminopeptidase, which produces MIIIKSKREIEKMRRAGRLVAETHAFLQQFIKPGITTKELDRIAEDFILKNNGRPAFKGYNGYPASICTSVNEEVVHGIPGLKRLKDGDIISIDIGVIVDGYYGDSAKTHPVGNVSKEALRLIKVTEESFYEGIKYAKVGYRLSDISHAIQKYVESNGFSVVRDFVGHGIGQKMHEDPQIPNFGPPGKGPRLKEGMVLAIEPMVNAGTYHVRILSDNWTVVTFDGKLSSHYEHTIAITDGEPEILTAL; this is translated from the coding sequence ATGATTATAATAAAATCTAAAAGAGAAATTGAAAAGATGAGAAGGGCGGGTAGGCTTGTTGCTGAGACTCACGCCTTTCTCCAACAATTTATCAAGCCTGGCATTACAACGAAAGAGTTAGATAGAATTGCTGAAGATTTCATACTGAAAAACAATGGTAGACCAGCTTTTAAAGGATATAACGGTTATCCAGCTTCTATTTGTACGTCAGTCAATGAAGAGGTTGTTCATGGTATACCTGGATTAAAAAGGCTAAAAGATGGCGATATTATAAGTATAGACATTGGTGTGATTGTAGATGGTTATTATGGTGACAGTGCTAAGACACATCCAGTAGGAAATGTATCAAAGGAAGCTCTTAGACTTATTAAAGTAACTGAAGAATCTTTTTATGAAGGTATAAAATATGCAAAAGTAGGATATAGACTTTCAGATATATCCCATGCAATTCAAAAATATGTAGAGAGTAATGGTTTTTCAGTTGTAAGAGATTTTGTTGGGCATGGTATCGGACAAAAAATGCATGAAGACCCACAAATACCTAACTTTGGCCCACCAGGCAAAGGACCAAGATTAAAAGAAGGTATGGTTTTAGCTATTGAACCAATGGTGAATGCAGGAACATATCATGTTCGAATTCTTAGCGATAATTGGACGGTAGTTACGTTTGATGGAAAACTGTCATCTCACTACGAACACACCATAGCCATTACAGATGGTGAGCCTGAAATATTGACTGCTTTATAA
- the rpsI gene encoding 30S ribosomal protein S9, giving the protein MAKVQYYGTGRRKTSVARVRLVPGEGNITINKRSIDEYFDYETLKVIVREPLVITDTLGKYDVIVKVEGGGFTGQAGAIRHGIARALLKADEELRPILKKAGMLRRDPRMKERKKYGLKKARRAPQFSKR; this is encoded by the coding sequence GTGGCTAAGGTGCAATACTACGGAACTGGTAGAAGAAAGACTTCTGTTGCTAGGGTAAGATTAGTACCTGGTGAAGGTAATATTACAATAAATAAAAGAAGCATAGATGAGTATTTTGATTATGAAACATTAAAAGTTATAGTAAGAGAACCATTAGTTATAACAGATACTTTAGGAAAATATGACGTTATTGTAAAAGTAGAGGGTGGCGGATTCACTGGTCAAGCTGGAGCTATAAGACATGGTATTGCTAGAGCTTTACTTAAGGCTGACGAAGAGTTAAGACCAATACTTAAAAAAGCAGGAATGTTAAGAAGAGACCCAAGAATGAAGGAAAGAAAGAAATACGGATTAAAGAAAGCAAGACGTGCTCCACAATTCTCAAAGAGATAA
- the rpsD gene encoding 30S ribosomal protein S4 produces the protein MARYTGPVCRLCRREGLKLYLKGDRCYTDKCAIARRNYAPGQHGKSRRKLSNYGIQLREKQKVRRYYGISEKQMRKYFGMADKMKGITGENLLKVLEMRLDNVVFRLGLASTRAEARQLVTHGHFTVNGKKVDIPSYLVSVGDVIAVKEKSRSSVKFKELIENHQGRVPKWLQFTAEKMEGKVIAEPSREDIELPIEEHLIVELYSK, from the coding sequence ATGGCAAGATATACAGGTCCAGTTTGTAGACTTTGTCGTAGAGAAGGACTTAAACTTTACTTAAAGGGAGATAGATGCTATACAGATAAGTGTGCAATTGCTAGAAGAAACTATGCTCCAGGACAACATGGTAAGTCTAGAAGAAAGTTATCAAACTATGGTATCCAGTTAAGAGAAAAGCAAAAAGTTCGTAGATATTATGGAATATCAGAAAAGCAAATGAGAAAATACTTCGGAATGGCAGACAAAATGAAGGGTATCACAGGTGAAAACCTATTAAAAGTATTAGAAATGAGATTAGACAATGTCGTATTTAGATTAGGATTAGCTTCAACTAGAGCAGAAGCTAGACAATTAGTTACTCATGGACACTTTACTGTTAATGGTAAAAAAGTAGATATTCCTTCATATCTAGTTTCTGTAGGAGATGTTATTGCAGTAAAAGAAAAGAGCAGATCATCAGTTAAGTTTAAAGAATTAATTGAAAACCATCAAGGAAGAGTACCAAAATGGTTACAATTTACAGCAGAAAAAATGGAAGGTAAAGTTATCGCTGAGCCTTCAAGAGAAGATATAGAATTACCAATCGAAGAACACTTAATCGTTGAGTTATATTCTAAGTAA